The following nucleotide sequence is from Ferruginibacter lapsinanis.
GCAAATGGTAATCCAAAAAACAAATTCAGCAATTATGACGTATAAGTTAAGCTCAATCTGCCGCAAATGCAGTATCATAGCTATTTTTCTGCTATTGTTGCAGGTTTCCCACGCTCAAAATTTCAATAAAGTAAATGATTGGTTAGTAGATAATTTGCAATCACTTGGTGGCAGGGCTGTTTTGGTTATTTATAAAGATGGTAAAATAATATACAATCATGCAGAAAACAACATGAGCCGCAAACAAAAAATGATCGGGAAATTTATTGCTAAGAAAAAAGGGCTTGATAAAAATGAAGGTACCCAGGATTTCAACAGCACTACCCGTGAATTGATCGCCAGTAGCAGCAAATGGCTGACTGCTGCACTGGTAATGACATTTGTTGAAGAAGGCAACTTAAGCCTTGAGGATTCTGTTGGAAAATTTTTACCCGTAATGACAGCTAATGGCAAAGGAGGAATAAAGATCTGGCAATGCCTCAGTCATCTTACCGGTATAAAAGCTCCGCCATTGAAAGAAGGTGTTAAAGAGATAACCAGCGCTGCTTCTATGGATGATGCCATAGAAAAAATTGCACAACTTCCTATGGAAGGTGAGCCCGGAAAAGCTTTTCATTACAGTAATGTAGGGTTACAGATTGCGGCTGCTGTTGTAGAAAAGATAAGTGGACTGGATTTTAAAACTGCATTTTCAGAGAGGATCGCTTATCGATGCAATATGTTGAACACTGATTGGGGAGATGGTAATGTACCCCTGGCAGCAGGAGGAGCAAGAAGTACAGCAGAAGATTATATTAAATTTTTA
It contains:
- a CDS encoding serine hydrolase domain-containing protein — its product is MTYKLSSICRKCSIIAIFLLLLQVSHAQNFNKVNDWLVDNLQSLGGRAVLVIYKDGKIIYNHAENNMSRKQKMIGKFIAKKKGLDKNEGTQDFNSTTRELIASSSKWLTAALVMTFVEEGNLSLEDSVGKFLPVMTANGKGGIKIWQCLSHLTGIKAPPLKEGVKEITSAASMDDAIEKIAQLPMEGEPGKAFHYSNVGLQIAAAVVEKISGLDFKTAFSERIAYRCNMLNTDWGDGNVPLAAGGARSTAEDYIKFLTMILNEGIYDDNLILSKNNIVEMQKNRVPADATIAYSPAEAGSWGYGFGEWIMDGATSEIRSNAVSSPGLFGSFPWVDNNKKYAAFLMTFNIKSRGRNEKYRELKKLVDEEIGN